The following proteins are co-located in the Candidatus Tiamatella incendiivivens genome:
- a CDS encoding S9 family peptidase gives MEETSYKVTKYLRIRSAREGKPGRDHCVFYISNTTGIDKLWVASAENKRFIYDIAIPWEGRIDDYTISTSKLIAFTTDYDIGNEFWGLYIDTGKSIIKISKGRDYINYLGSWNPAGTTLAFTSNKKDLINFDLYLYELGSLPRLVMRNKGILHAEHWIKGSKLLLTKSYTNLDSDILLYDIKMKRLYNLTGHNGEALNYSPIPINDKSFLFITNVDSEFKGIGLYNLESKRWKYLYNGEWDVDHVTLTGKTAYFTLNKNGESELYKISLEEGGEPSKIISTKGYVTRVEYSENLSQLIISLSKSEYGEEIFLLDENSGEMRKLTYSPKLLLSRKDFVRPEHFKYESFDGLTINGLLFKPKNGNKPYPGIMYLHGGPESQVTFRFNPLIQLLTRLGYLVIAPNFRGTIGYGKTFTHLDDIEKRGDAVKDVYYAYLSLVNEGLLDPSKVCVTGGSYGGYLTLMAMTFYPDIWKCGTEIAGIVNLVTFIRNTSPQRRKYRMDEYGDPDKHREIMLELSPITHIDKLKAPLMVIHCKNDTRVPVSEAEQLVTKLRERGIDVKYILLRDEGHRITRISNRILVYSQMINFITDKMKEI, from the coding sequence TTGGAAGAAACAAGTTACAAAGTAACTAAATACCTTAGAATAAGATCTGCCAGGGAAGGCAAACCAGGAAGAGACCACTGTGTATTTTACATCTCAAACACGACAGGAATAGACAAATTGTGGGTTGCCAGCGCCGAGAATAAGCGCTTTATCTATGACATTGCAATACCCTGGGAAGGCAGAATAGACGATTACACTATATCAACTAGCAAACTAATAGCCTTCACCACAGACTACGATATCGGCAACGAGTTTTGGGGATTATATATTGACACAGGAAAAAGTATTATAAAAATTTCAAAGGGAAGAGACTATATTAACTACCTAGGATCATGGAATCCCGCTGGTACGACTCTTGCATTCACATCAAACAAAAAGGATCTAATCAACTTCGACCTATACCTATACGAACTAGGTAGCCTACCAAGGCTTGTAATGAGAAACAAGGGAATACTACACGCCGAACACTGGATCAAGGGCTCAAAGCTACTCTTAACCAAAAGTTACACTAACCTAGATTCAGATATATTGCTTTACGATATAAAAATGAAACGGTTATATAATCTCACCGGGCATAACGGTGAAGCTCTCAACTATTCTCCAATCCCAATTAATGACAAAAGCTTTCTCTTTATAACAAATGTAGATAGCGAATTCAAAGGGATAGGACTATACAACCTTGAATCAAAGCGATGGAAATACCTTTACAATGGAGAATGGGATGTAGATCACGTGACATTGACGGGTAAAACTGCCTATTTCACACTAAATAAAAACGGAGAAAGTGAACTCTATAAAATAAGCCTAGAAGAAGGTGGAGAACCATCTAAAATAATTTCAACAAAAGGATATGTAACTAGAGTAGAATATAGTGAAAATCTATCGCAATTAATTATATCACTGTCGAAATCAGAATACGGTGAAGAGATATTTCTCCTGGATGAAAATTCGGGTGAAATGAGAAAGTTAACATATTCCCCAAAACTTCTTTTGAGCCGGAAGGACTTTGTAAGACCGGAGCATTTTAAGTATGAATCTTTCGATGGGTTAACAATAAACGGCCTCTTATTCAAGCCAAAGAATGGGAATAAGCCATATCCAGGGATTATGTACCTCCATGGAGGGCCGGAAAGTCAAGTCACGTTTAGATTCAATCCCCTTATTCAGCTACTCACAAGGTTAGGATACCTCGTTATAGCCCCTAATTTCAGGGGTACTATAGGTTATGGAAAAACTTTCACCCATCTAGACGATATAGAGAAAAGAGGTGATGCTGTCAAAGATGTATACTATGCATACCTCTCATTAGTTAATGAAGGACTCCTAGATCCTAGCAAAGTATGTGTCACGGGCGGATCATACGGAGGATATCTAACATTGATGGCTATGACTTTCTATCCCGACATATGGAAGTGTGGAACAGAAATAGCGGGAATAGTCAATCTTGTCACATTCATAAGGAATACTAGTCCCCAGAGGAGGAAGTATAGGATGGATGAGTACGGCGACCCTGATAAACATAGAGAAATAATGCTAGAACTAAGCCCGATAACACATATAGATAAACTGAAGGCGCCTCTTATGGTTATCCACTGTAAAAATGATACACGAGTCCCCGTCTCAGAAGCAGAGCAGCTAGTGACAAAACTTAGGGAGCGCGGGATAGATGTTAAATACATATTGTTAAGGGATGAAGGACACCGTATAACAAGGATAAGTAATAGAATACTCGTTTATAGTCAAATGATCAACTTCATAACAGATAAAATGAAAGAAATCTAA